In a genomic window of Physeter macrocephalus isolate SW-GA chromosome 14, ASM283717v5, whole genome shotgun sequence:
- the BLTP2 gene encoding bridge-like lipid transfer protein family member 2 produces the protein MPLFFSALLALLLVALSALFLGRWLVVRLATKWCQRKLQAELKIGSFFWIQNVSLKFQQHQQTVEIDSLWISSKLLSHDLPHYVALCFGEVRIRTDLQKVSGLFAPFSQSTGVHQKELSFSPSLLKIFCQLFSIHVDSINIMVLKVATSESLWHIQIRDSSFLLDSDGKRLKCEVSLSQINSKVLKSGQLEDTCLAELSLALKLCLEVGIRSRQLKAITVDVWTLHAELHEGLFHSQLLRQGPGVASKPVPCSEVIENLAEPTLPGLYLLQQLPDQIKVKMEITSVVLSMNSQKRHLNWTLKLLHFLYHRDEDQLPLRSFTANSDMAQMSTELLLKDGLLLSQSRQRIVCLNSLKASVQVTTIDLAASLVLNTCIIHYRHLEFSHWLHMLALETQGSSSSVLKQTKRRSV, from the exons ATGCCCCTGTTCTTCTCTGCGCTGTTGGCCTTGCTGTTGGTTGCGCTCAGCGCCCTCTTCTTAGGCCG GTGGCTTGTGGTCCGGTTGGCCACCAAGTGGTGTCAGCGGAAGCTGCAGGCAGAACTAAAGATTGGCTCCTTTTTTTGGATTCAAAATGTCAGTCTTAAGTTTCAGCAGCACCAGCAAACAGTG GAAATTGATAGCCTGTGGATTTCCAGCAAACTCCTTAGCCATGATCTGCC ACACTATGTGGCCTTGTGCTTTGGCGAAGTACGTATCAGAACAGACCTACAGAAGGTTTCTGGCCTGTTTGCTCCATTCTCCCAGAGTACTGGGGTGCACCAAAAGGAGCTGTCCTTCAGCCCATCCTTATTGAAGATCTTCTGCCAG CTATTCTCCATTCATGTAGATTCTATAAACATCATGGTTCTCAAGGTGGCTACTTCTGAATCCTTGTGGCATATTCAGATCAGAGATAGCAGTTTTCTTTTGGATAGTGATGGGAAGAG gctGAAATGTGAGGTGAGCCTAAGTCAGATCAACAGCAAAGTTCTAAAGAGTGGCCAGTTG GAGGACACCTGTCTAGCGGAGCTCTCACTTGCCCTAAAGCTGTGTCTAGAGGTGGGCATCAGAAGCCGGCAGCTGAAGGCGATCACTGTGGATGTGTGGACACTCCATGCTGAATTGCATGAGGGCCTCTTCCATAGTCAGCTGCTGCGCCAGGGCCCAGGCGTGGCATCCAAGCCTGTTCCCTGTTCAG AGGTGATAGAGAACTTGGCTGAGCCAACTCTACCTGGCCTATACCTCCTTCAGCAGCTGCCAGACCAAATCAAGGTGAAGATGGAGATCACAAGTGTGGTGCTGTCCATGAATAGTCAAAAGAG GCACCTCAATTGGACACTGAAGCTGCTGCATTTCCTGTACCACCGTGATGAGGATCAGCTGCCCCTTCGAAGCTTCACAGCAAACTCTGATATGGCACAGATGAGCACTGAACTCCTTCTGAAAG ATGGGTTGTTGCTGTCCCAGAGCCGCCAGCGCATCGTCTGCCTCAACTCCCTCAAGGCTAGTGTGCAG GTGACCACCATTGACCTCGCAGCCTCCCTGGTTCTGAACACTTGTATTATTCATTACCGGCATCTGGAATTCTCTCACTGGCTGCACATGTTAGCCCTGGAGACCCAAGGGTCTAGTTCATCTGTTCTTAAGCAAACGAAAAGAAGGTCAGTGTAA